One stretch of Tumebacillus sp. BK434 DNA includes these proteins:
- a CDS encoding AAA family ATPase, translating to MSAIITSIINWKGGVGKTTLAHHLGTGLTYRRKRTLLVDLDPQCNLSYLSVGAANHLQLVRQGTPTIHTVFDSFFKHQASSPQDIILKQMVTSSKDHVFNHADLILSHQDLTMYDIKLSAHKSAAPDSFEEHSQLQLEKVAILKNFLRQIRDRYDYIFIDCPASLHLITQNAIFASDYYIVPTKPDHLSTIGLSGIRKIIDKFNRQFASLCAYENPPASYTPAQLAGVVFNMVHENHKGLPKSAHQHYINQMRNQDHSSVFDQYMIECDDISEAALKHQPIYPLSKQRNAPKKTVKQVEYLHHILTEFMIRVREEVPV from the coding sequence ATGTCAGCGATTATCACCAGCATTATCAACTGGAAGGGCGGCGTCGGCAAGACGACGCTTGCGCATCACCTCGGAACCGGGCTCACCTACCGCAGGAAAAGGACATTGCTGGTCGACCTCGACCCCCAATGCAACCTCTCCTATCTCTCCGTGGGAGCAGCCAACCATCTACAGTTGGTCCGCCAAGGCACCCCTACCATTCACACCGTTTTTGACAGCTTCTTCAAACACCAGGCCTCATCGCCTCAGGACATCATCTTAAAACAGATGGTCACCTCCTCCAAAGACCATGTTTTCAACCACGCCGACCTGATTCTTTCCCATCAGGACCTCACGATGTACGACATAAAATTATCTGCCCACAAGAGTGCGGCACCCGATAGTTTCGAAGAGCATAGTCAGTTGCAGTTAGAAAAAGTCGCGATCTTAAAAAATTTCCTCCGACAGATTCGCGACCGCTACGATTATATATTTATCGATTGCCCGGCCAGTTTACACCTCATCACGCAAAATGCCATTTTCGCAAGCGATTACTACATCGTCCCGACCAAACCTGACCACCTGTCGACGATCGGTCTCTCCGGCATACGCAAGATCATCGACAAATTCAACCGTCAGTTTGCCAGCCTCTGTGCCTATGAAAATCCACCCGCCTCCTACACACCTGCTCAATTAGCAGGTGTGGTCTTCAATATGGTGCATGAAAATCACAAAGGACTGCCCAAAAGCGCTCATCAGCATTACATCAACCAGATGCGAAATCAAGACCACAGCTCCGTGTTTGACCAATACATGATCGAATGCGACGACATTTCCGAAGCGGCCCTCAAACACCAGCCCATCTACCCCTTGAGCAAACAGCGCAATGCGCCGAAAAAGACGGTCAAGCAGGTGGAGTACCTGCATCATATTCTGACAGAATTTATGATTCGAGTCCGCGAGGAGGTACCGGTATGA
- a CDS encoding DUF4062 domain-containing protein yields MANPKVFISSTFYDLHQVRKDVAVFIQEYGFDHILFEDGQIPYGAFHAPAESCYEEVDLCDILISIIGGRLGSSSAQSPYSVSQAELRRALEKGKQVYIFIAKSVHTEYETYKVNKDNNFVMRFADDPQVYEFLSELYDRPKNNAIFSFETSQDMINILRKQWAGLFHRLLSNQQREAFPQTAGHPAFEKIRSLLSGC; encoded by the coding sequence ATGGCAAATCCGAAAGTATTTATCAGCTCTACCTTTTACGATTTGCATCAAGTTCGCAAAGATGTCGCCGTCTTCATTCAGGAGTATGGGTTCGACCACATTCTGTTCGAGGACGGACAGATTCCGTACGGCGCCTTCCACGCACCTGCCGAATCTTGTTACGAAGAAGTCGACCTGTGCGACATTCTGATCTCCATCATCGGCGGCCGCCTTGGTTCATCGTCCGCCCAATCGCCTTACTCCGTCTCGCAGGCCGAATTGCGCCGCGCTCTGGAAAAAGGTAAACAGGTCTACATCTTCATCGCCAAATCCGTACACACAGAATACGAGACGTATAAAGTGAACAAGGATAACAACTTCGTCATGCGATTTGCAGACGATCCCCAAGTCTATGAATTTTTGTCCGAGCTGTATGATCGTCCGAAAAACAACGCGATCTTCTCGTTCGAGACCTCGCAGGATATGATCAACATCCTTCGCAAGCAATGGGCCGGACTGTTCCACCGCTTGCTGTCCAATCAACAGCGGGAAGCATTTCCTCAAACTGCCGGACATCCCGCTTTTGAAAAAATTCGCTCGTTGCTGTCGGGTTGCTGA